A single region of the Pseudomonas solani genome encodes:
- the dbpA gene encoding ATP-dependent RNA helicase DbpA → MTTNAFSALPLSAAMLANLDALGYHEMTPIQALGLPVILKGQDLIAQAKTGSGKTAAFGIGLLDPLNPRFFGCQALVLCPTRELADQVAKEIRRLARAADNIKVLTLCGGVPFGPQIGSLEHGAHIIVGTPGRIQEHLRKGTLKLDGLNTLVLDEADRMLDMGFYDSIADIIEQTPAKRQTLLFSATYPKGIAELAGRFLRNPQQVKVEALHDDSQIEQRFYEIDPNQRMDTVVHLLLHHRPQSSVAFCHTRQQCQELVEHLQANRISAQTLHGELEQRDRDQVLTMFANRSCSVLVATDVAARGLDIAGLEAVINVELSRDPEIHVHRVGRSGRAGEKGLALSLVAPAEASRAQAIEDLQKAPLNWQRLDELVLKNRDPLLPPMATLCINGGRKEKVRPGDILGALTGEAGIPGAQVGKIAIFDFQAFVAVDRNIVKQALKRLSDGKIKGRSFKVRAL, encoded by the coding sequence GTGACCACCAACGCCTTTTCCGCCCTGCCCCTGTCCGCCGCCATGCTGGCCAACCTCGACGCCCTCGGCTACCACGAGATGACGCCCATCCAGGCCCTGGGCCTGCCGGTGATCCTCAAGGGCCAGGACCTGATCGCCCAGGCCAAGACCGGCAGCGGCAAGACCGCCGCCTTCGGCATCGGCCTGCTCGACCCGCTCAACCCGCGCTTCTTCGGCTGCCAGGCCCTGGTGCTGTGCCCGACCCGCGAGCTGGCCGACCAGGTGGCCAAGGAAATCCGCCGCCTGGCCCGTGCCGCCGACAACATCAAGGTGCTGACCCTCTGTGGCGGCGTGCCCTTCGGCCCGCAGATCGGCTCCCTGGAGCACGGCGCGCACATCATCGTCGGCACCCCGGGGCGCATCCAGGAGCACCTGCGCAAGGGCACCCTGAAGCTCGACGGCCTCAACACCCTGGTGCTGGACGAAGCCGACCGCATGCTCGACATGGGCTTCTACGACAGCATCGCCGACATCATCGAGCAGACCCCGGCCAAGCGGCAGACCCTGCTGTTCTCCGCCACCTACCCCAAGGGCATCGCCGAACTGGCCGGGCGCTTCCTGCGCAACCCGCAGCAGGTGAAGGTCGAGGCCCTGCACGACGACAGCCAGATCGAGCAGCGCTTCTACGAGATCGACCCCAACCAGCGCATGGACACGGTGGTCCACCTGCTGCTGCACCATCGCCCGCAGTCCAGCGTCGCCTTCTGCCACACCCGCCAGCAGTGCCAGGAGCTGGTGGAACACCTGCAGGCCAACCGCATCTCGGCACAGACCCTGCACGGCGAGCTCGAACAACGCGACCGCGACCAGGTGCTGACCATGTTCGCCAACCGCAGCTGCAGCGTGCTGGTGGCCACCGACGTTGCCGCACGCGGCCTGGACATCGCCGGCCTGGAAGCGGTGATCAACGTCGAGCTGTCCCGCGACCCGGAAATCCACGTGCACCGTGTCGGCCGCAGTGGCCGGGCCGGCGAGAAGGGCCTGGCCCTGAGCCTGGTGGCGCCCGCCGAAGCCAGCCGCGCCCAGGCCATCGAGGACCTGCAGAAGGCCCCGCTGAACTGGCAGCGCCTGGATGAACTGGTCTTGAAGAACCGTGACCCGCTGCTGCCGCCAATGGCTACGCTGTGTATCAACGGTGGACGCAAAGAGAAGGTGCGCCCGGGCGACATCCTCGGCGCGCTGACAGGTGAAGCTGGCATTCCGGGTGCACAGGTTGGCAAGATAGCCATCTTCGATTTCCAGGCTTTCGTGGCCGTGGACAGGAACATCGTCAAACAGGCCTTGAAACGCCTGAGTGACGGCAAGATCAAGGGCCGCTCGTTCAAGGTGCGCGCCCTCTAG
- a CDS encoding substrate-binding periplasmic protein, translated as MKKTCSCLLLLVLLCTGAARAEHLRLVANTWPPFTDANLPQGGLAVDLVVTALQRAGHTSEYVEVPWARALRGLEVGDYDVVVNAWYDQARAVYGLYSKPYLVNRVRFLRHRGAKVNFETLADLRPYSIAVVRGYAYSAEFDHDPTLDRVPVMGFEMGARMLAAGRVQLTLEDELVARYHLNRELKELKGQLEFLPRPLSENNLAILVRRSHPMHRQVVEDFDRAMQAMRDDGTYQRIFERHGF; from the coding sequence ATGAAAAAGACCTGCAGTTGTTTGCTGTTGCTCGTTCTGCTTTGCACGGGGGCTGCACGCGCCGAGCACCTGCGGCTGGTGGCCAACACCTGGCCGCCGTTCACCGACGCCAACCTGCCCCAGGGTGGCCTGGCGGTGGACCTGGTGGTGACAGCGCTGCAGCGCGCCGGGCACACCTCCGAGTATGTGGAGGTGCCCTGGGCGCGGGCACTGCGCGGGCTGGAGGTGGGCGACTACGACGTGGTGGTCAACGCCTGGTACGACCAGGCTCGCGCTGTCTACGGCCTGTATTCGAAGCCCTACCTGGTCAACCGTGTGCGCTTCCTCCGTCATCGCGGCGCGAAGGTGAATTTCGAGACCCTGGCCGACCTGCGCCCCTACAGCATCGCCGTGGTGCGGGGCTATGCCTACTCCGCCGAGTTCGACCATGACCCGACCCTGGACCGGGTGCCGGTGATGGGCTTCGAGATGGGCGCGCGCATGCTCGCCGCCGGGCGCGTGCAACTGACCCTGGAGGACGAACTGGTGGCGCGCTATCACCTCAACCGCGAGCTGAAGGAGCTCAAGGGCCAGCTGGAGTTCCTGCCGCGACCGCTCAGCGAGAACAACCTGGCGATCCTGGTGCGGCGCAGCCACCCGATGCATCGCCAGGTGGTGGAGGACTTCGACCGGGCGATGCAGGCGATGCGCGACGACGGGACCTACCAGCGCATCTTCGAGCGCCACGGCTTCTAG
- a CDS encoding NAD(P)/FAD-dependent oxidoreductase gives MFVTDVVIIGAGAAGLLCASKAAARGRKVLLLDHANKAGKKILMSGGGRCNFTNLYTEPANFLSANAHFCKSALARYTQWDFLELVNKHGVAYHEKKLGQLFCDHKASDILAMLLAECDEHGVDLRLDTAVSAIARDEAGYALQTAIGPVRCQSLVIATGGLSIPTLGATGFGYQVARQFGHEVLPTRAGLVPFTITDQLKAMCTELSGTSVDALVSCNGASFRENILFTHRGLSGPAILQISSYWNPGEAISINLLPHLDVPAWLVQQQGERPNAELKTLLGELFTRKFATLLAERWFASRPMKQYSLAELQAIAEALTDWQLTPSGTEGYRTAEVTLGGVSTHEVSSKTMESQKSPGLYFIGEVLDITGHLGGFNFQWAWASAHAAAQFV, from the coding sequence TTGTTCGTGACTGATGTGGTGATTATCGGGGCCGGCGCCGCCGGTCTGTTGTGCGCCTCCAAGGCCGCCGCGCGCGGTCGCAAGGTGCTGCTGCTCGATCACGCGAACAAGGCCGGCAAGAAGATCCTCATGTCCGGCGGCGGCCGCTGCAACTTCACCAACCTCTACACCGAGCCGGCCAACTTCCTCTCCGCCAACGCCCACTTCTGCAAGTCGGCCCTGGCCCGCTACACCCAGTGGGACTTCCTCGAGCTGGTCAACAAGCACGGTGTCGCCTACCACGAGAAGAAGCTCGGCCAGCTGTTCTGCGACCACAAGGCCAGCGACATCCTCGCCATGCTCCTGGCCGAGTGCGACGAGCACGGCGTCGACCTGCGCCTGGACACCGCCGTCAGCGCCATCGCCCGCGACGAGGCCGGCTACGCGCTGCAGACCGCCATCGGCCCGGTGCGCTGCCAATCCCTGGTGATCGCCACCGGCGGCCTGTCGATCCCCACCCTGGGCGCCACCGGCTTCGGCTACCAGGTGGCCCGCCAGTTCGGCCACGAAGTGCTGCCGACCCGCGCCGGCCTGGTGCCCTTCACCATCACCGACCAGCTCAAGGCGATGTGCACCGAACTCTCCGGCACCTCGGTGGACGCCCTGGTGAGCTGCAACGGCGCCAGCTTCCGCGAGAACATCCTGTTCACCCACCGCGGCCTCAGTGGCCCCGCCATCCTGCAGATCTCCTCCTACTGGAACCCCGGCGAGGCGATCTCGATCAACCTGCTGCCCCATCTCGACGTGCCCGCCTGGCTGGTGCAGCAGCAGGGCGAACGCCCCAATGCCGAGCTGAAGACCCTGCTGGGTGAACTCTTCACCCGCAAGTTCGCCACCCTGCTGGCGGAGCGATGGTTCGCCTCGCGGCCGATGAAGCAGTACAGCCTGGCCGAGTTGCAGGCCATCGCCGAAGCCCTCACCGACTGGCAGCTCACGCCATCGGGCACCGAGGGCTACCGCACCGCCGAAGTCACCCTGGGCGGGGTCAGCACCCACGAGGTGTCGTCCAAGACCATGGAATCGCAGAAGTCCCCCGGGCTGTACTTCATCGGCGAAGTGCTGGACATCACCGGCCACCTCGGCGGTTTCAACTTCCAGTGGGCCTGGGCCTCGGCGCACGCCGCCGCGCAGTTCGTCTGA
- the mdtD gene encoding multidrug transporter subunit MdtD codes for MADLPSLDARTARLLPWLVAVAFFMQALDGTILNTALPAMARDLAEDPLRMQSVIIAYMLTVALLIPASGWIADRFGTRRIFFGAIVLFSLGSLFCALSATLPQLVAARVVQGLGGALMMPVGRLVVLRAYPRTELVRIMSFITLPGLFGPLIGPTLGGWLVEYATWHWIFLINLPVGLIGGWAAWRFMPDLRSSGPVRLDVYGFLLFGTAMVLITIALEGLGELHLPHVRVMLLLLGGLACLAAYWLHAVQVEQPLFAPSLFRTRTFAAGILGNLFSRLGSGALPFLTPLLLQVALGFPPAQAGMTMIPLALSAMIAKPLAKPLLDRLGYRRLLLGNTLLLGGMIASLALIDADTPYPLLLLHLAALGAVNSMQFTAMNTVTLLDLDDHQASSGNSLLSVVMQLSMSLGVAVAAALLGGFGKPDAPSVLAAFQATYLCVGTLTLLAAAIFFQLPPDSGRAVRRVPDDIGH; via the coding sequence ATGGCCGATCTGCCCAGCCTCGACGCTCGCACCGCCCGCCTGCTGCCCTGGCTGGTGGCCGTCGCCTTCTTCATGCAGGCCCTGGACGGCACCATCCTCAACACCGCCCTGCCAGCCATGGCCCGCGACCTGGCCGAAGACCCGCTGCGCATGCAGTCGGTGATCATCGCCTACATGCTCACGGTGGCCCTGTTGATTCCCGCCTCGGGCTGGATCGCCGACCGCTTCGGCACCCGCCGGATATTCTTCGGCGCCATCGTCCTGTTCAGCCTGGGCTCGTTGTTCTGCGCCCTCTCCGCCACCTTGCCGCAGCTGGTCGCCGCCCGCGTGGTGCAAGGCCTGGGCGGTGCGCTGATGATGCCGGTGGGGCGCCTGGTGGTGCTGCGCGCCTACCCACGTACCGAGCTGGTGCGGATCATGAGCTTCATCACCCTGCCCGGCCTGTTCGGCCCGCTGATCGGCCCCACCCTCGGCGGCTGGCTGGTGGAATACGCCACCTGGCACTGGATCTTCCTCATCAACCTGCCCGTCGGCCTGATCGGCGGCTGGGCCGCCTGGCGCTTCATGCCCGACCTGCGCTCCAGCGGCCCGGTGCGCCTGGACGTCTACGGTTTCCTGCTGTTCGGCACCGCCATGGTGCTGATCACCATTGCCCTGGAGGGCCTGGGCGAACTGCACCTGCCCCATGTGCGGGTGATGCTCCTGCTGCTCGGCGGCCTCGCCTGCCTGGCCGCCTACTGGCTGCACGCGGTGCAGGTGGAACAGCCGCTGTTCGCCCCCTCGCTGTTCCGCACCCGCACCTTCGCCGCCGGCATCCTCGGCAACCTCTTCTCGCGCCTGGGCAGCGGCGCCCTGCCCTTCCTCACGCCCCTGTTGCTGCAGGTGGCGCTGGGCTTTCCGCCGGCCCAGGCGGGGATGACCATGATCCCCCTGGCGCTCTCGGCGATGATCGCCAAGCCCCTGGCCAAGCCACTGCTCGACCGCCTCGGCTACCGCCGCCTGTTGCTGGGCAACACCCTGCTGCTCGGCGGCATGATCGCCAGCCTGGCGCTGATCGACGCCGACACGCCCTACCCGCTGCTGCTCCTGCACCTGGCCGCCCTGGGCGCGGTCAACTCCATGCAGTTCACCGCCATGAACACCGTCACCCTGCTCGACCTCGACGACCACCAGGCCAGCAGCGGCAACAGCCTGCTCTCGGTGGTGATGCAGCTGTCCATGAGCCTCGGCGTGGCGGTGGCCGCGGCGCTGCTGGGCGGCTTCGGCAAGCCCGATGCGCCCTCGGTGCTGGCGGCCTTCCAGGCCACCTACCTGTGCGTCGGCACCCTCACCTTGCTGGCGGCGGCGATCTTCTTCCAGCTGCCGCCGGACAGCGGTCGCGCCGTGCGTCGGGTACCCGACGATATCGGCCACTGA
- the torT gene encoding TMAO reductase system periplasmic protein TorT — translation MRICCALLLSLLVLAPCHGAQWFPVPVIADGQARDYVPLDHASRPWRICTLLPHGIDRYWWGVAWGLDEEARRQGVQLGIYEAGGYQFPAMQRAQLARCIQLGADVFVIGAIEARGLCHEIKQLKRNGTPVIDLVNGIDCDGVTAHARVDFADMAREALGYIGERAGGGPINLGWLPGPRDAGWVLDAERGLRTAMDGTSVRLADGGYGPVDRSTQAALVRGLLGRESRLDYLLANAEAAAFAAQLVKGSPSRFQTQVVSLYATERVVEDIRQGLVLAAPTDSPVIQARIAIDLAVRALEGKGEARWVSPRIQMLDRQSLEHFDISRLMPPGGHWMIRQELPE, via the coding sequence ATGCGGATCTGCTGTGCGCTGCTGCTTTCCCTGTTGGTCCTGGCGCCCTGCCATGGGGCGCAGTGGTTCCCGGTACCGGTGATCGCCGACGGGCAGGCCCGCGACTATGTCCCCCTCGACCATGCCAGCCGGCCCTGGCGCATCTGCACCCTGCTGCCCCATGGCATCGACCGCTATTGGTGGGGCGTCGCCTGGGGGCTGGACGAGGAAGCCCGGCGCCAGGGCGTGCAGCTGGGCATCTACGAAGCCGGCGGCTACCAGTTCCCGGCCATGCAGCGCGCCCAGCTGGCCCGCTGCATCCAGCTCGGTGCCGACGTCTTCGTCATCGGCGCCATCGAGGCCCGTGGCCTGTGCCACGAGATCAAGCAGTTGAAAAGAAACGGCACGCCGGTGATCGACCTGGTGAACGGCATCGACTGCGATGGCGTGACCGCGCACGCGCGGGTGGATTTCGCCGATATGGCGCGGGAGGCCCTGGGCTACATCGGTGAGAGGGCGGGGGGCGGGCCGATCAACCTCGGCTGGCTGCCGGGCCCCAGGGACGCGGGCTGGGTGCTGGACGCCGAGCGCGGCTTGCGCACGGCCATGGACGGCACGTCGGTGCGCCTGGCCGATGGCGGCTACGGGCCGGTGGACCGCTCGACCCAGGCGGCGCTGGTGCGCGGGCTGCTGGGGCGTGAGTCACGCCTGGACTACCTGCTGGCCAATGCCGAAGCGGCCGCCTTCGCCGCGCAACTGGTCAAGGGGTCGCCGTCGCGCTTCCAGACCCAGGTGGTCTCGCTGTATGCCACCGAGCGGGTGGTGGAGGACATTCGACAGGGGCTGGTGCTGGCGGCACCGACGGATTCGCCGGTGATCCAGGCGCGCATTGCCATCGACCTGGCGGTGCGGGCGCTGGAGGGCAAGGGTGAGGCGCGCTGGGTCAGCCCGCGCATCCAGATGCTGGACCGGCAAAGCCTGGAGCATTTCGATATCAGCCGGCTGATGCCGCCGGGTGGGCACTGGATGATCCGTCAGGAGCTGCCGGAGTAG
- a CDS encoding GGDEF domain-containing response regulator, whose translation MRNILVVEDSPLVLKILEHLFRQEPDLQPVFCASCAEAEVLLETSAALFFATIVDLNLPDAPDGEIVDLVLRYELPCVVLSGSYKEQRRDELLLKGVVDYVLKESQHSYEYVFRLLHRLVRNCGVKILVAEDSEATRNFVRRVLTPHLYQIIEARDGDEALHILQEQPDIDLLLVDHGMPGISGFDLVKMLRQKLHRTELIILGLSADQKGSLSAMFIKHGADDFLRKPFCTEELNCRVMSTLERRDLMRALKQAALFDSLTNLYNRRAFYEQGLQLFQQAQRAGQELSVAMLDLDFFKLINDKFGHASGDTALVMFSRVLAHALPDALLGRLGGEEFAVVSKSDATTLKATLDQLRRNCARLKYAADAPPLSFSAGIYQGPPEDLESLLHEADQRLYQAKHEGRGRTIANR comes from the coding sequence GTGCGCAATATTCTGGTCGTCGAAGACAGCCCGCTGGTCCTCAAGATCCTCGAACACCTGTTCCGCCAGGAGCCGGACCTGCAGCCCGTGTTCTGCGCCTCCTGCGCCGAGGCCGAGGTGCTGCTGGAAACCTCCGCCGCCTTGTTCTTCGCCACCATCGTCGACCTCAACCTGCCGGATGCGCCCGACGGCGAGATCGTCGACCTGGTGCTGCGCTACGAACTGCCCTGCGTCGTCCTCTCCGGCTCCTACAAGGAGCAGCGCCGCGACGAGCTCCTGCTCAAGGGCGTGGTCGACTACGTGCTCAAGGAAAGCCAGCACTCCTACGAATACGTCTTCCGCCTGCTGCACCGCCTGGTGCGCAACTGCGGGGTGAAGATCCTCGTCGCCGAGGACTCCGAGGCCACCCGCAACTTCGTACGCCGGGTGCTCACCCCGCACCTCTACCAGATCATCGAGGCCCGCGACGGCGACGAAGCCCTGCACATTCTCCAGGAGCAGCCGGACATCGACCTGCTGCTGGTGGACCACGGCATGCCCGGCATCAGCGGCTTCGACCTGGTGAAGATGCTGCGACAGAAGCTGCACCGCACCGAGCTGATCATCCTCGGCCTCTCGGCAGACCAGAAAGGCTCGCTCAGCGCCATGTTCATCAAGCACGGCGCCGACGACTTCCTGCGCAAGCCCTTCTGCACCGAGGAACTCAATTGCCGGGTGATGTCGACCCTGGAGCGCCGCGACCTGATGCGCGCACTGAAGCAGGCGGCGCTGTTCGACTCGCTGACCAACCTCTACAACCGCCGCGCCTTCTACGAACAGGGCCTGCAGCTGTTCCAGCAGGCCCAGCGCGCCGGCCAGGAGCTGAGCGTGGCAATGCTCGACCTCGACTTCTTCAAGCTGATCAACGACAAGTTCGGCCACGCCAGCGGCGACACCGCCCTGGTGATGTTCTCCCGGGTGCTGGCCCACGCCCTGCCCGACGCCCTGCTGGGCCGCCTCGGCGGTGAAGAGTTCGCCGTGGTCAGCAAGAGCGACGCGACCACCCTCAAGGCCACCCTCGACCAGCTGCGACGCAACTGCGCCCGCCTCAAGTACGCCGCCGATGCACCGCCGCTGTCATTCAGCGCCGGCATCTACCAGGGGCCGCCGGAAGACCTGGAAAGCCTGCTCCACGAAGCCGACCAGCGCCTCTACCAGGCCAAGCACGAAGGCCGCGGGCGGACCATCGCCAACCGCTAG
- the betA gene encoding choline dehydrogenase — translation MSQEFDYIIIGAGSAGNVLATRLTEDANTSVLLLEAGGPDYRLDFRTQMPAALAYPLQGRRYNWAYETDPEPHMNNRRMECGRGKGLGGSSLINGMCYIRGNALDFDNWAKAPGLEDWTYLDCLPYFRKAETRDIGPNDYHGGDGPVSVTTPKAGNNPLFHAMVEAGVQAGYPATDDLNGYQQEGFGPMDRTVTPEGRRAATGRGYLDQARGRPNLTIVTHATTDRILFTGKRASGVAYLHGDGNEPITINARREVLLCAGAIASPQILQRSGVGPSALLREFDIPLVHDLPGVGENLQDHLELYLQYACKEPVSIYPATKWWNQPAIGANWLFRGKGLGASNQFEAGGFIRTRPEFAWPNIQYHFLPVAINYNGSKGVQEHGFQAHMGSMRSPSRGRIRLKSRDPREHPSILFNYMASEQDWQEFRDGIRITREIMAQPALDKYRGRELSPGAQVQTDAELDDFIRNHAETAFHPSCSCKMGSDEMAVVDGQGRVHGMQGLRVVDASIMPEIITGNLNATTIMIAEKIADRIRGRQPLPRSTASYYVAGDAPVRTQPQRKAG, via the coding sequence ATGTCTCAAGAATTCGACTACATCATCATCGGTGCCGGCTCCGCCGGTAACGTGCTGGCCACCCGCCTCACCGAGGACGCCAACACCAGCGTCCTGCTGCTGGAAGCCGGTGGCCCCGACTACCGCCTGGACTTCCGCACCCAGATGCCCGCCGCCCTCGCCTACCCGCTGCAGGGCCGCCGCTACAACTGGGCCTACGAGACCGACCCCGAGCCGCACATGAACAACCGCCGCATGGAATGCGGGCGCGGCAAGGGCCTGGGCGGCTCCTCGCTGATCAACGGCATGTGCTACATCCGCGGCAACGCCCTGGACTTCGACAACTGGGCCAAGGCGCCCGGCCTGGAAGACTGGACCTACCTCGACTGCCTGCCCTACTTCCGCAAGGCCGAGACCCGCGACATCGGCCCCAACGACTACCACGGCGGCGACGGCCCGGTGAGCGTCACCACGCCCAAGGCCGGCAACAACCCGCTGTTCCACGCCATGGTCGAGGCCGGCGTGCAGGCCGGCTACCCGGCCACCGACGACCTCAACGGCTACCAGCAGGAAGGCTTCGGCCCGATGGACCGCACCGTGACCCCGGAAGGCCGCCGCGCCGCCACCGGTCGCGGTTATCTGGACCAGGCCCGTGGCCGGCCCAACCTGACCATCGTCACCCACGCCACCACCGACCGCATCCTCTTCACCGGCAAGCGCGCCAGTGGCGTCGCCTACCTGCACGGCGACGGCAACGAGCCGATCACCATCAACGCCCGCCGCGAAGTACTGCTGTGCGCCGGCGCCATCGCCTCGCCGCAGATCCTCCAGCGCTCCGGCGTCGGCCCGAGCGCCCTGCTGCGCGAGTTCGACATCCCCCTGGTGCACGACCTGCCCGGCGTCGGCGAGAACCTGCAGGACCACCTCGAGCTTTACCTGCAGTACGCCTGCAAGGAGCCGGTGTCCATCTACCCGGCCACCAAGTGGTGGAACCAGCCCGCCATCGGCGCCAACTGGCTGTTCCGCGGCAAAGGCCTGGGCGCCAGCAACCAGTTCGAGGCCGGCGGCTTCATCCGCACCCGCCCCGAATTCGCCTGGCCCAACATCCAGTACCACTTCCTGCCGGTGGCGATTAACTACAACGGCAGCAAGGGCGTGCAGGAGCACGGCTTCCAGGCGCACATGGGCTCCATGCGCTCGCCGAGCCGCGGCCGCATCCGCCTCAAGTCCCGCGACCCGCGCGAGCACCCGAGCATCCTGTTCAACTACATGGCGTCCGAGCAGGACTGGCAGGAGTTCCGCGACGGCATCCGCATCACCCGCGAGATCATGGCGCAGCCGGCCCTGGACAAGTACCGCGGCCGCGAACTGAGCCCCGGTGCCCAGGTGCAGACCGACGCCGAGTTGGACGACTTCATCCGCAACCACGCCGAAACCGCGTTCCACCCTTCCTGCTCCTGCAAGATGGGCAGCGACGAGATGGCGGTGGTCGACGGCCAGGGCCGCGTGCACGGCATGCAAGGGCTGCGCGTGGTGGATGCGTCGATCATGCCGGAGATCATCACCGGCAACCTCAACGCCACCACCATCATGATCGCCGAGAAGATCGCCGACCGGATCCGTGGCCGCCAGCCGCTGCCCCGCAGCACCGCCAGCTACTACGTCGCCGGCGACGCCCCGGTACGCACCCAGCCGCAGCGCAAGGCCGGCTGA